A portion of the Halodesulfovibrio aestuarii DSM 17919 = ATCC 29578 genome contains these proteins:
- the lspA gene encoding signal peptidase II encodes MRSRYLIVYGIGLFSIIADQFTKWLTVHHIPLWRGFPVVPDFFNLVHVLNRGAAFGFLNSTESNWQIWLFSGAAIAACVAVHLMTRSAKSNKILFTALGFILGGAIGNLIDRIRIGAVIDFLDFYYKNYHWPAFNVADICICVGAGLMLLTIRDFT; translated from the coding sequence ATGCGCTCACGATATCTGATCGTCTACGGAATTGGTCTTTTTTCCATTATCGCGGACCAGTTCACCAAATGGCTTACCGTTCACCACATCCCCCTTTGGAGGGGCTTTCCTGTTGTTCCTGATTTCTTTAACTTAGTGCATGTACTTAACCGTGGTGCGGCATTTGGTTTTTTAAACAGTACAGAAAGCAACTGGCAAATCTGGTTGTTTAGTGGTGCTGCAATAGCTGCCTGTGTTGCAGTGCATCTAATGACACGTTCAGCAAAATCTAACAAAATTTTATTTACAGCGCTGGGTTTTATTCTCGGCGGTGCCATTGGCAATCTCATTGACCGAATCCGGATTGGCGCTGTTATCGATTTTCTTGATTTTTATTATAAAAACTACCACTGGCCGGCATTCAACGTTGCGGATATCTGCATATGTGTAGGTGCTGGATTAATGCTGCTGACTATCAGGGACTTTACTTAG
- a CDS encoding NIL domain-containing protein, whose amino-acid sequence MTKEFRKNVHLTFPPTISGSPVICDLTRMFDLSFNILKAQITPRKEGYMTVEIIGSRENYQKGIDYLEKNHVVATPVAQRISRDEDSCMHCGMCTAICPNGSLFVNREKRIVEFDIERCTACGMCVRVCPVNAMHVDAENGMI is encoded by the coding sequence ATGACAAAAGAGTTCCGTAAAAACGTCCACCTGACATTTCCACCGACCATTTCCGGTTCACCTGTTATCTGTGACCTTACCAGAATGTTTGACCTTTCTTTTAACATTCTTAAAGCACAGATTACTCCTCGTAAAGAAGGGTACATGACCGTTGAAATTATCGGCTCCAGAGAAAATTACCAAAAAGGAATTGATTATCTGGAAAAAAATCACGTTGTTGCAACCCCTGTTGCGCAGCGAATCTCTCGTGATGAAGATTCCTGCATGCATTGTGGTATGTGCACGGCAATCTGTCCTAATGGTTCTCTTTTTGTTAATCGTGAAAAGCGTATTGTCGAATTTGATATTGAACGCTGCACCGCTTGCGGCATGTGCGTACGAGTATGCCCAGTTAACGCTATGCACGTTGATGCTGAAAACGGAATGATCTAA
- a CDS encoding protein phosphatase CheZ, which produces MNNSDTPVMDEILNRVSTQLANSITQTITNSVENTLSEHLTQALMEGEFYKKLSVEMHEGLQSIYSEITGPDDTSTVSEEKKATQLFGEASEQLDAVYKTLENATDDIMTIVEQQIQMRELAFAHLQNARRAQPDNKDLAALASLEDKLGQNMNEIMTALSFQDLAGQRILRIIGALQNLKTTVFDLYSTSDFIAVKKAERESQAKQTDLTKEVENSELKGPSDATSQSDVDNLLASLGL; this is translated from the coding sequence ATGAATAACTCAGACACTCCTGTAATGGACGAAATTTTAAATCGCGTTTCTACTCAACTCGCGAACAGCATTACACAGACCATTACCAACAGTGTAGAAAATACCCTAAGCGAGCATTTAACTCAGGCATTAATGGAAGGCGAATTCTACAAAAAACTCAGTGTGGAAATGCATGAAGGCCTTCAATCTATTTATTCTGAAATCACTGGCCCTGATGATACGTCAACGGTCTCTGAAGAAAAGAAAGCCACCCAGCTTTTCGGAGAAGCTTCTGAACAACTGGACGCTGTATATAAGACACTGGAAAACGCCACTGATGACATTATGACCATTGTCGAGCAACAGATTCAAATGCGGGAACTTGCATTTGCCCACCTGCAAAATGCACGGCGAGCACAGCCAGACAACAAAGATCTAGCTGCCCTTGCTTCTCTTGAAGATAAGCTAGGACAGAATATGAATGAAATCATGACAGCACTAAGCTTTCAGGACCTTGCCGGCCAGCGTATTCTCCGCATCATCGGTGCGTTACAAAATCTTAAAACCACCGTGTTTGACCTCTATTCAACAAGCGATTTCATCGCAGTAAAAAAAGCTGAAAGAGAATCTCAGGCGAAACAGACTGACCTTACGAAAGAAGTTGAAAATTCAGAGCTTAAAGGACCTAGCGACGCAACGTCTCAATCAGATG
- the ileS gene encoding isoleucine--tRNA ligase codes for MSDYKKTLHLPKTKFPMKANLSQKEPEMLKEWESKKAYDAMLAASGENGEYVLHDGPPYANGHLHLGHALNKILKDIIIKSQNMQGKRAPYIPGWDCHGLPIELKVEQQLGDKKNSIPEHVFRKVCREYAEKFVGIQRKEFKRLGVLGDWDNPYLTMHPSYEAATARELGHFMEKGSVSRSKKPIYWCSSCKTALAEAEVEYDDHVSPSIYVRFPMNDARVKEVFPQADPAKTFAVIWTTTPWTIPDNMAIAVHPELEYSLVAVNGDFYLLASALVEENVKTFGWENYAVVGTTTGDKLEGIVAKHPIYDRESPLCLGDHVTTESGTGCVHTAPGHGREDFEVGQKYGLEIYSPMDDEARFLDSVEFFAGLTITEANPKVIEKLEEVGNLLAQSKVKHSYPHCWRCKKPVIFRATTQWFITMETNDLRKRSLEAIRNDVKWIPAWGEERIYNMIENRPDWCISRQRMWGVPIIALLCKSCDEAWYDTDWVKGIVEKFAEHKTGCDYWFESDIADLVPEDLVCPKCGGHHWKRSKDILDVWFDSGTSFAAVVEQRPELSFPADMYLEGSDQHRGWFHSSLLASMGTRGCPPYKEVLTHGYVVDGEGKKMSKSVGNGIEPEEVIKKYGAEILRMWASSVEYREDVRISEEILSRLVDAYRRIRNTSRYLLGNISDLTPDALVSFEEMEPLDRYAVDLVCRAYEKIQTAYTEYEFHKVYHTLHNLCTTDLSSFYLDILKDRLYSSAADSKERRSAQTAMLHIVTLLVRSMAPVLSFTAEEVFKYIPEGLKPEVDTVFALSSKDLQLFSISDEERVNWEMLLQVRSEMTKAIEPVRKEGIVGHPLDTHITLYMAAPIAEKLEALKTDLRANFIVSQLSTAALDDAPADAFASEAVEGLKITVAKAEGEKCERCWIYSNELGTDSEHPTICPRCTGVLQAAK; via the coding sequence ATGAGCGACTACAAAAAGACGCTACATCTCCCAAAAACCAAATTTCCGATGAAGGCAAACCTCTCCCAGAAAGAGCCAGAAATGCTCAAAGAATGGGAAAGCAAAAAAGCCTATGATGCCATGCTCGCCGCAAGCGGTGAGAATGGTGAGTACGTCCTGCACGACGGACCTCCATATGCTAACGGTCATCTCCATCTTGGTCACGCACTGAACAAGATTCTTAAAGATATTATTATTAAATCCCAGAACATGCAGGGCAAAAGAGCTCCGTATATTCCGGGTTGGGACTGTCACGGTCTCCCAATTGAGCTTAAAGTTGAACAGCAGCTCGGCGATAAGAAAAACTCTATTCCTGAGCACGTGTTCCGTAAAGTATGCCGCGAATACGCAGAAAAGTTTGTTGGTATCCAGCGTAAAGAATTCAAGCGTCTTGGCGTTCTTGGTGACTGGGACAACCCTTACCTCACCATGCACCCATCTTACGAAGCTGCAACTGCTCGTGAGCTTGGTCACTTTATGGAAAAAGGTTCTGTTTCTCGTAGCAAAAAGCCAATTTACTGGTGTTCATCCTGTAAAACTGCTCTTGCAGAAGCAGAAGTAGAGTACGACGATCACGTATCCCCTTCTATCTATGTTCGTTTCCCTATGAACGACGCACGGGTGAAGGAAGTATTCCCGCAGGCTGATCCAGCAAAAACCTTTGCCGTCATCTGGACAACCACCCCTTGGACTATTCCAGACAACATGGCGATTGCTGTACACCCAGAGCTTGAATACAGCCTTGTGGCTGTAAATGGCGACTTCTACCTGCTTGCTTCTGCACTGGTTGAAGAAAACGTTAAAACCTTTGGATGGGAAAACTACGCTGTAGTTGGAACAACCACAGGTGATAAGCTTGAAGGTATTGTAGCCAAGCACCCTATTTATGACCGAGAATCTCCTCTCTGCCTCGGTGACCACGTTACTACCGAATCCGGTACCGGCTGTGTTCACACTGCTCCGGGTCATGGTCGCGAAGACTTTGAAGTTGGTCAGAAGTACGGTCTTGAAATTTATTCTCCAATGGACGACGAAGCTCGCTTCCTCGATTCTGTTGAGTTCTTCGCAGGCCTCACTATTACTGAAGCTAACCCTAAAGTAATTGAGAAGCTTGAAGAAGTCGGCAACCTTCTCGCGCAGTCCAAAGTAAAGCACTCTTACCCACACTGCTGGAGATGTAAGAAGCCTGTTATATTCCGTGCCACAACTCAGTGGTTCATCACTATGGAAACTAACGACCTTCGCAAACGCTCTCTTGAAGCAATCCGTAACGATGTTAAATGGATTCCGGCATGGGGTGAAGAACGTATCTACAATATGATCGAAAACCGCCCTGACTGGTGTATCTCACGTCAACGTATGTGGGGCGTACCTATCATCGCACTGCTTTGTAAAAGCTGTGACGAAGCATGGTACGACACCGACTGGGTAAAAGGCATTGTAGAGAAATTTGCAGAGCATAAAACGGGCTGTGACTACTGGTTTGAATCAGATATCGCTGACCTCGTACCAGAAGATCTTGTTTGTCCTAAATGTGGTGGACACCACTGGAAGCGCAGCAAAGACATTCTCGACGTTTGGTTCGACTCCGGCACCAGCTTTGCCGCAGTTGTAGAACAGCGTCCAGAACTCAGCTTCCCTGCCGATATGTACCTTGAAGGTTCTGACCAGCACCGCGGTTGGTTCCACAGCTCACTGCTGGCCTCCATGGGCACCCGTGGCTGTCCTCCGTATAAAGAGGTTCTTACTCACGGCTACGTTGTCGACGGTGAAGGCAAAAAAATGTCCAAGTCTGTGGGCAACGGTATTGAGCCAGAAGAGGTAATCAAAAAATACGGTGCAGAAATTCTCCGTATGTGGGCATCCTCTGTTGAATACCGTGAAGACGTTCGTATTTCTGAAGAAATTCTGAGCCGACTGGTTGATGCATACCGTCGCATCCGCAACACCAGCCGTTACCTGCTTGGCAACATCAGCGACCTTACTCCTGATGCGCTTGTTTCGTTTGAAGAAATGGAACCACTTGATCGCTACGCAGTTGACCTTGTATGCCGTGCATATGAAAAAATTCAGACTGCTTACACCGAATACGAATTCCACAAGGTGTACCATACACTGCATAACTTGTGCACAACGGATCTTTCTTCTTTCTACTTAGATATTCTGAAAGATCGCCTCTACTCTTCTGCTGCAGACAGCAAAGAGCGCCGTTCAGCACAAACTGCAATGCTGCACATTGTAACCTTACTGGTTCGTAGCATGGCTCCAGTTCTCAGTTTCACGGCTGAAGAAGTGTTCAAATACATTCCTGAAGGCCTCAAGCCGGAAGTAGATACGGTATTTGCTCTCTCTTCCAAGGACCTGCAGCTGTTCTCTATCTCAGATGAAGAACGAGTAAACTGGGAAATGCTGCTTCAAGTTCGCTCTGAAATGACCAAAGCGATTGAGCCAGTGCGTAAAGAAGGAATTGTTGGCCATCCTCTGGATACCCACATTACTTTATACATGGCAGCACCTATTGCAGAAAAACTTGAAGCACTAAAAACAGACCTGCGTGCCAACTTTATCGTTTCCCAGCTTTCTACAGCAGCTCTTGATGATGCTCCGGCAGATGCTTTTGCATCTGAAGCCGTTGAAGGACTTAAGATTACAGTTGCTAAAGCTGAAGGCGAAAAATGCGAACGCTGTTGGATTTACAGCAACGAACTTGGTACAGACAGCGAACATCCGACTATCTGCCCACGTTGTACAGGCGTACTTCAGGCAGCAAAGTAA
- the ybgF gene encoding tol-pal system protein YbgF, giving the protein MRITIRITIVCLSTLFLLACVKQEQVNLLERKLSQQEQQILVLNNSLGSTSQALETVRPEQADIWSELKGMKVSVATLEGQIEDVQTETGTMASLEADVANIKQRITQIEGAMRMMSSQLGIENHLPAPAPQKTPTQSADSGAMLPPQNGQVIPGTPPVAVPTPVAPATPPQKVAPEDLAETLYKSALDAFNERRYEDAQRMWSEYEKTYPKSKLAANAKFWQGEAYFQMKNYPRATLAYEDVIKKYPHSNKYPQALLKQGLSFIKQGKTNAGKFRLNQLIEKFPKSVEAKRAKQELAKQ; this is encoded by the coding sequence ATGCGAATTACCATTCGTATAACTATTGTATGTCTCAGTACGTTATTTCTGCTTGCTTGCGTTAAACAGGAACAAGTAAACCTCCTCGAACGTAAGCTGTCTCAACAAGAACAACAAATTTTGGTTCTTAACAACTCACTCGGTTCAACGTCACAAGCACTCGAAACAGTTCGCCCTGAACAGGCTGATATCTGGTCTGAACTTAAGGGCATGAAAGTTTCTGTAGCGACACTGGAAGGCCAGATTGAGGATGTGCAGACTGAAACAGGTACCATGGCTTCTCTTGAAGCTGACGTGGCAAACATTAAACAACGCATTACACAAATCGAAGGTGCCATGCGGATGATGTCGTCACAACTAGGTATTGAAAACCATCTTCCAGCGCCTGCACCGCAAAAAACTCCGACACAGTCTGCTGACTCCGGAGCAATGCTTCCTCCCCAGAATGGACAAGTAATACCGGGCACTCCACCTGTAGCTGTTCCTACGCCTGTTGCTCCTGCAACTCCTCCTCAGAAGGTAGCTCCTGAAGATCTTGCAGAAACATTATACAAAAGCGCACTAGATGCTTTTAATGAACGCCGCTATGAAGACGCGCAGCGCATGTGGAGTGAGTATGAAAAAACCTATCCAAAGTCTAAGTTAGCCGCTAACGCTAAATTTTGGCAGGGGGAAGCGTATTTTCAAATGAAAAATTACCCGCGTGCAACCTTGGCCTACGAGGATGTTATTAAAAAATATCCTCACAGCAACAAATACCCACAGGCCTTATTAAAACAGGGTCTCAGTTTTATTAAACAAGGCAAAACGAATGCCGGCAAGTTCCGCCTCAACCAACTTATTGAAAAATTCCCTAAATCCGTTGAGGCTAAACGCGCAAAGCAAGAGCTTGCTAAACAGTAA
- the hysD gene encoding NiFeSe hydrogenase maturation protease encodes MEKLLVLGIGNTLLTDDGVGVHAAEVLWKEEWPENVTVMEAGTFTQDIYALFQGYDRLLVLDVIHAEHEPGTIYELTEDDIRSNKKQRVSIHDIDMLDSLRMCEMRCGKRPKMEIIGMQPYDITTWNIGLSDVCKPKFDKFVAHTRKRINEIIAEMS; translated from the coding sequence ATGGAAAAACTTTTAGTACTAGGTATTGGCAATACGCTTTTAACTGATGACGGTGTCGGCGTTCATGCTGCTGAAGTTCTTTGGAAAGAAGAATGGCCGGAAAATGTTACCGTGATGGAAGCAGGAACCTTTACCCAAGATATTTACGCCCTTTTCCAAGGCTACGACAGACTGCTTGTTCTTGATGTTATCCACGCGGAACATGAACCGGGTACCATTTATGAACTGACTGAAGACGATATCCGCTCTAACAAAAAACAGCGTGTTTCGATTCATGATATTGACATGCTTGATTCATTACGCATGTGTGAAATGCGTTGTGGTAAGCGTCCTAAAATGGAAATTATTGGAATGCAGCCCTATGACATTACAACTTGGAACATCGGTCTCTCCGATGTTTGCAAGCCTAAATTTGACAAGTTCGTAGCTCATACACGTAAACGCATTAATGAGATTATTGCAGAAATGAGCTAA
- a CDS encoding nickel-dependent hydrogenase large subunit encodes MKSNSSGFPVTPQGNKSGRVVVDPVSRIEGHLRIEVELKDGKIANAWSSSTLFRGLEIILKGRKPEDAQHFTQRSCGVCTYVHGLASTRAAEDACNVTIPENATLIRNLVMGSQYMHDHLVHFYHLCGLDWIDVAGALKADPKKAASIANSISPRQTKVEDLKAVQATLKKFVDSGQLGPFTNAYFLNGHEGYYLSPELNLIGTAHYLEALKIQLLPARAMAIFGGKNPHPQFMQVGGVTCYKSLEKEKLKQFRDLLMQTKNFIDQVYIPDLLAIAGQYKDWTQYGGCTNFLTFGEFPTKGQELDSRYFPAGIVMNRDFGNVQKFDPNKIAEHVRYSWYEGDKALHPYKGETDPKYTEMFGEDRYSWMKAPRYEDKAMETGPLAQVLVAYAKGHPKIKPLVDHVLNTLGIKVENLYSTLGRIAARGIETAVAAEHCVDMLDQLEANLAAGKNQIIEDVDMVEKGEGVGFVNAPRGGLSHWLKVKEKKIDNFQLVVPSTWNLGPRCANDLLSPVEEALVGTPVADAERPVEILRTVHSFDPCIACGVHVIDGNTNKVHKFKIR; translated from the coding sequence ATGAAAAGCAATTCCTCTGGATTCCCTGTTACCCCTCAGGGCAACAAGAGCGGCAGAGTTGTTGTAGATCCTGTCTCGCGTATCGAAGGTCACCTTCGTATCGAGGTAGAATTAAAAGATGGTAAAATTGCCAACGCATGGAGTTCTTCTACTCTATTTCGTGGGCTTGAAATAATCCTTAAAGGTCGCAAACCGGAAGATGCACAGCACTTTACCCAGCGCTCATGCGGCGTATGTACCTACGTACACGGCCTCGCTTCCACCCGCGCAGCAGAAGATGCCTGTAATGTAACCATTCCGGAAAACGCTACCCTTATCCGTAACCTTGTTATGGGTAGCCAGTATATGCATGACCATCTCGTGCATTTCTATCATCTCTGCGGATTGGACTGGATTGATGTAGCAGGTGCCCTGAAAGCAGACCCTAAGAAAGCTGCTTCCATCGCCAACTCAATCTCTCCACGCCAAACCAAAGTCGAAGACCTTAAAGCGGTTCAGGCAACTCTTAAGAAGTTTGTAGACAGCGGCCAGCTTGGACCTTTCACTAATGCTTACTTCTTAAACGGTCACGAAGGTTACTACCTGAGCCCAGAGCTTAACCTTATAGGTACAGCACACTACCTTGAAGCACTCAAAATACAACTGCTTCCTGCCCGTGCTATGGCTATTTTCGGTGGTAAAAACCCGCATCCTCAGTTCATGCAAGTTGGCGGCGTTACCTGCTACAAATCTTTGGAAAAAGAAAAGCTCAAGCAGTTCCGCGATCTGCTCATGCAGACCAAAAACTTCATTGACCAAGTCTACATTCCTGACCTTCTTGCAATCGCAGGCCAGTATAAAGACTGGACGCAATACGGTGGCTGTACCAACTTCCTTACCTTCGGCGAATTCCCGACAAAAGGTCAGGAACTTGATTCCCGTTACTTCCCAGCCGGCATAGTGATGAATCGCGACTTCGGCAACGTACAGAAGTTTGATCCAAATAAAATTGCAGAACACGTACGCTACAGCTGGTACGAAGGCGATAAAGCATTACATCCATACAAAGGCGAAACTGATCCTAAGTACACTGAAATGTTCGGTGAAGATCGCTACTCATGGATGAAAGCTCCTCGCTATGAAGATAAAGCTATGGAAACCGGCCCTCTTGCACAGGTACTCGTTGCCTACGCAAAAGGTCATCCAAAGATTAAACCGCTTGTAGATCACGTTCTTAATACCCTTGGCATTAAAGTAGAAAATCTCTACTCAACCCTTGGTCGTATCGCCGCTCGTGGTATTGAAACAGCCGTTGCAGCTGAACACTGTGTGGACATGCTGGATCAGCTTGAAGCCAACCTCGCTGCAGGTAAAAACCAAATTATCGAAGATGTCGATATGGTTGAAAAAGGCGAAGGCGTTGGTTTTGTTAACGCACCACGCGGTGGGCTCTCTCACTGGCTTAAAGTTAAAGAAAAAAAGATTGATAACTTCCAGCTTGTTGTGCCTTCCACATGGAACCTTGGACCTCGCTGTGCAAACGACCTGCTGTCACCAGTAGAAGAAGCACTTGTCGGTACTCCTGTGGCAGATGCAGAACGCCCTGTTGAAATCCTCAGAACTGTGCACTCCTTCGACCCATGTATCGCCTGTGGCGTACACGTGATCGATGGAAATACAAACAAAGTACATAAGTTCAAAATTAGATAA
- a CDS encoding PLD nuclease N-terminal domain-containing protein: MTELLPILNVFSVSEMHPALLALALALPILPNLWSIWHSYKHEFTSPMEKYGWMLAGVMLPVLGGILYLLFGFRRTTGLAPWAKPPQQRG; this comes from the coding sequence ATGACTGAATTACTACCAATTTTAAATGTTTTTTCGGTGTCTGAAATGCATCCGGCACTGTTAGCTCTGGCACTCGCTCTTCCCATTTTGCCTAATTTGTGGTCTATTTGGCATTCGTATAAACATGAATTTACCTCACCAATGGAAAAATATGGTTGGATGCTTGCTGGTGTAATGCTGCCAGTACTGGGTGGAATCCTCTACCTTCTATTCGGCTTCCGTCGCACTACCGGCCTTGCCCCATGGGCGAAACCACCTCAACAGAGAGGATAA
- a CDS encoding hydrogenase small subunit yields MKISVGLGKDDVVERLEKKGVSRRQFMKYCTAAAVSLGMAPAFGAKIAEAITSKLRPSVVYLHCAECTGCTEALLRAHEPYIQEILFDTISLDYDETIMTAAGDAAEKALEQAVENPNGFILAIEGGVPTKDGGIYGKVAGHTMLDIVNNIAPKATALINHGTCACFGGVQAAAPNPTGAKGVNEILKDKNIVGINVPGCPPNPYNFVGTILYYLTKHKAPELDDLQRPVPFFGTSVHDQCPRLPHFEAGEFAPSFNSEEARKGWCLYELGCKGPDTYNNCPTIKFNQVNWPVDAGHPCIGCSEPNFWDEMSPFYEN; encoded by the coding sequence ATGAAAATTTCTGTAGGTCTCGGCAAAGACGATGTCGTTGAACGTCTAGAAAAGAAAGGGGTCTCCCGCCGTCAGTTCATGAAGTACTGTACTGCGGCTGCTGTGTCCCTTGGAATGGCTCCTGCGTTCGGAGCAAAAATTGCCGAAGCTATCACCTCTAAACTCCGCCCTTCTGTTGTGTATTTGCATTGTGCAGAATGCACCGGCTGTACCGAAGCTCTCCTTCGGGCACATGAGCCGTACATTCAAGAGATCCTTTTCGATACCATTTCATTGGATTATGATGAGACTATCATGACCGCTGCAGGCGATGCTGCTGAAAAAGCACTTGAGCAGGCTGTGGAAAATCCTAATGGCTTTATCCTTGCTATTGAAGGTGGTGTCCCGACAAAAGACGGCGGTATATACGGTAAAGTAGCCGGACATACCATGCTGGACATTGTCAACAACATTGCTCCTAAAGCTACAGCTCTTATCAACCATGGCACCTGTGCCTGCTTTGGTGGCGTTCAGGCTGCTGCTCCTAACCCAACTGGTGCAAAGGGTGTTAATGAAATCCTTAAAGATAAAAACATCGTAGGCATCAATGTTCCGGGTTGCCCTCCTAACCCGTATAACTTTGTGGGTACGATTTTATATTATCTCACAAAGCACAAAGCCCCAGAACTTGATGATTTGCAAAGACCTGTTCCGTTCTTTGGAACAAGCGTTCATGACCAGTGCCCACGCTTACCACACTTTGAAGCTGGTGAGTTTGCTCCTTCCTTTAATTCTGAGGAAGCTCGCAAGGGATGGTGCCTGTATGAATTAGGATGTAAGGGTCCAGATACCTATAACAACTGCCCTACCATCAAATTCAATCAGGTAAACTGGCCTGTTGATGCAGGTCACCCTTGTATCGGCTGCTCTGAACCTAACTTCTGGGACGAAATGAGCCCGTTCTATGAAAACTAG
- a CDS encoding HypC/HybG/HupF family hydrogenase formation chaperone produces MCLAIPAEVVEIQSDTVAKCRVGQSETYIDVSTMLLESPAEIGDFVIVHAGFALRKLDFDEAQETLRLLRQMAGINECTPGAF; encoded by the coding sequence ATGTGCCTTGCAATTCCTGCTGAAGTTGTAGAAATTCAGTCTGATACCGTGGCAAAATGTCGTGTGGGACAAAGTGAAACATATATTGATGTTTCGACTATGCTTTTAGAAAGTCCTGCCGAAATTGGCGACTTCGTGATTGTTCACGCAGGATTCGCACTTCGGAAACTGGACTTTGATGAAGCACAGGAGACACTGCGATTGCTCAGACAAATGGCAGGAATTAATGAGTGCACGCCTGGCGCTTTTTAA
- a CDS encoding HyaD/HybD family hydrogenase maturation endopeptidase has product MNNSPEILVLGVGNTLYTDEGLGVRAVEQLSSSYNFSDNVTLFDGGTLGMKLMDHIVQYDKLIVVDAVLCGDEAGSIYRLVGEDLRKSLGFNNSMHQTDLVDTLIFCELVGNRPDTVVIGMEPSDYQTMNLNLSSEVACKLDSMCDIVLQEITESGGKFFKK; this is encoded by the coding sequence ATGAATAATTCTCCTGAAATTCTCGTTCTGGGCGTGGGAAATACTCTGTATACTGATGAAGGCCTTGGAGTTCGAGCTGTTGAACAGCTGTCCTCTTCATATAATTTTTCAGATAACGTAACCTTATTTGACGGTGGCACACTTGGCATGAAGCTGATGGACCACATCGTTCAATACGACAAATTAATTGTTGTTGATGCCGTGCTATGCGGCGATGAAGCCGGTTCAATATACCGTCTAGTTGGCGAAGATCTGCGCAAAAGCCTTGGTTTTAACAACTCCATGCATCAAACTGATTTAGTCGACACCCTTATTTTCTGTGAACTGGTAGGAAACCGTCCTGATACTGTTGTAATCGGGATGGAGCCTAGCGACTATCAAACAATGAATCTAAATCTCTCATCAGAAGTAGCTTGCAAACTCGATTCAATGTGTGACATTGTACTCCAGGAAATTACCGAATCCGGCGGCAAATTTTTCAAAAAATAG